In one window of Lewinella sp. 4G2 DNA:
- the proS gene encoding proline--tRNA ligase, producing MASAVTPRNEDYSQWYLDIVKNANLAQNSAVRGCMVIKPYGFGIWERMQRQLDDMFKETGHQNAYFPIFIPKSFLSKEAAHVEGFAKECAVVTHYRLKNAEDGSGVIVDPEAKLEEELIVRPTSETIIWNTYRDWITSYRDLPLLVNQWANVVRWEMRTRLFLRTAEFLWQEGHTAHATPEEAQEETLKMQEVYATFAEEFMAMPVIRGVKTENERFAGADNTYTIEAMMQDGKALQAGTSHNLGQNFAKAFDVKFANENNKEEYVWATSWGVSTRLIGGLIMTHSDDQGLVLPPKLAPIQVVIIPIPKPNDELDAKAHEIMAELKSRGIRVKYDNDAKKRPGFKFAENELQGIPVRLGLGKRDLANGTIEVARRDTKEKSSQPLEGIVDHVASLLDEIQQNLFQTALDFRAEHSHTVDTMEEFKAILDRDIPGFIYAHWDGTTETEKKIKELTKATIRCIPNDSVAEAGTCILTGKPSERRVIFAKSY from the coding sequence ATGGCAAGTGCCGTTACCCCCAGAAACGAAGATTACTCCCAGTGGTACCTGGACATCGTGAAGAACGCCAACCTGGCGCAAAATTCGGCCGTCCGCGGCTGCATGGTCATCAAACCTTACGGCTTCGGCATCTGGGAACGGATGCAGCGGCAACTGGACGATATGTTCAAGGAAACCGGCCACCAGAACGCCTACTTTCCCATCTTCATCCCGAAGTCCTTCCTGAGTAAAGAGGCCGCCCACGTGGAGGGTTTCGCCAAGGAATGCGCCGTCGTAACCCACTACCGCCTGAAAAATGCGGAGGACGGCAGCGGCGTCATCGTCGACCCCGAAGCCAAGCTGGAGGAGGAACTGATCGTCCGGCCCACCTCCGAAACGATCATCTGGAACACTTACCGCGACTGGATCACCAGTTACCGCGATCTGCCCCTGCTCGTTAACCAGTGGGCCAACGTCGTCCGCTGGGAGATGCGGACCCGCCTCTTCCTGCGCACCGCCGAATTCCTGTGGCAGGAAGGGCACACCGCCCACGCCACGCCCGAAGAAGCCCAGGAGGAAACGTTGAAGATGCAGGAGGTGTACGCCACCTTCGCCGAAGAATTCATGGCCATGCCCGTCATCCGCGGCGTGAAGACCGAGAACGAACGCTTCGCCGGCGCCGACAACACCTACACGATCGAGGCGATGATGCAGGACGGCAAGGCGCTGCAGGCCGGCACCAGCCACAACCTGGGCCAGAACTTCGCCAAGGCCTTCGACGTGAAGTTCGCCAACGAAAACAATAAGGAAGAGTACGTCTGGGCAACCAGCTGGGGCGTTTCCACCCGCCTCATTGGTGGCCTCATCATGACGCACTCAGACGACCAGGGCCTCGTGCTCCCGCCCAAACTGGCGCCCATTCAGGTCGTCATCATCCCCATCCCGAAACCGAACGACGAGCTCGACGCCAAGGCCCACGAGATCATGGCCGAACTGAAGAGCCGCGGCATCCGCGTCAAGTACGACAACGATGCCAAGAAGCGGCCCGGTTTCAAATTTGCTGAAAACGAACTGCAGGGTATCCCCGTCCGCCTCGGCCTCGGCAAGCGCGACCTCGCCAACGGCACCATCGAAGTGGCCCGGCGGGATACCAAGGAAAAATCCAGCCAACCCCTGGAAGGCATCGTGGACCACGTCGCCAGTCTGCTCGATGAGATCCAGCAGAACCTCTTCCAGACCGCGCTCGACTTCCGCGCCGAGCACAGCCACACCGTCGATACGATGGAAGAATTCAAGGCCATCCTCGACCGCGACATCCCCGGCTTCATCTACGCCCACTGGGACGGCACGACCGAAACGGAGAAGAAGATCAAGGAGCTCACCAAGGCTACGATCCGCTGCATCCCCAACGATTCCGTCGCCGAAGCCGGCACCTGCATCCTGACCGGCAAGCCCAGCGAACGCCGGGTCATCTTCGCTAAATCTTACTAG